The following is a genomic window from Staphylococcus saccharolyticus.
CTTCCAATAAATAAAATTAAGTACCTTTTCGTCACTAGGTTCACTACCAAAAGTGACTTTTAAAAATTTACTGACTAAATTATCTTGATATTCTACTAAACCAACAAAAAACTGACCATCGTGAAATATTGATAATTTCATTGATAAGTCCCTCCTCGATAGAAAATTGAAATGATGGACGACCTGAGGAGGAAGGTTACTGACAAAAATTTAAATTTGCATTGGGATTACCAACCCAAATGTGTTTTTACATTTCTAGATTAAGTATGACATGAATTTAACTTATAAACAAAGTTCTTTTTTATACTGTTTCTGAAAAAATAAAGTGACTTTTAGTGTGACCGAAAAACTGAATTTTATCAATTAAACTTTCAACATCAGCCATATTTTTGAAATGAGCTTTGAATATAAAGCAACTTTCACCAGAAATTCTATAACAAAAGTCTATATTACTTTGATTATTAATAAATTCTGTAAAGTCTTTATATAAATTATTTTTAATTTCGACTTCTATTATCGTATTAATCTCATATCCTAAAGCTTTATAATTG
Proteins encoded in this region:
- a CDS encoding Lrp/AsnC family transcriptional regulator; its protein translation is MDLTNENIINLLAKNSKLSLHEIGKEVNLSTPSVRERINKLIDSKIINRYTIDINYKALGYEINTIIEVEIKNNLYKDFTEFINNQSNIDFCYRISGESCFIFKAHFKNMADVESLIDKIQFFGHTKSHFIFSETV